A genomic stretch from Mesoplodon densirostris isolate mMesDen1 chromosome 3, mMesDen1 primary haplotype, whole genome shotgun sequence includes:
- the SOX30 gene encoding transcription factor SOX-30 isoform X2: MERARTEPPPQPRQLPRAKAPRPLRPARRPVPVEGASFRAAAAGPSASPPAPCAAAIATVASSCGEAPASGVQPAARRVLQVNPEQMLLLPPGPPLPQAREEGTAASPAQARLLQLKPEVLMLLRPPPPASEGAPCRPQLHPVQPLPVHVKAEKQEPDPSSDPSVGPRRAVKAGPKASMAAKAGGPGPALDSPRWDEKGKLEEEEEVMSYTATKEPERLREDSRLGTAPASSGLVHGSKDVILTQPSIAFGPHQQDFRIPLTLHTVPPGTRIQFQGPPPSELIRLTKVPLTPVPIKMQSLLEPSVKIETKGVPLTVLPSDAGIPDTPFSEDRNGHVKRPMNAFMVWARIHRQALAKANPAANNAEISVQLGLEWNKLSEEQKKPYYDEAQKIKEKHREEFPGWIYQPRSGKRKRFPLSVSNVLSGSTQYIISANPTTVYPYCSPTSSVVIPSLQNTITHSVARALIVGLLLTMDIFQVQCQNALVIMKKDTKTMKLCFQL, from the exons atggaGAGAGCCAGGACGGAACCGCCGCCTCAGCCGCGCCAACTGCCGCGGGCGAAAGCGCCGCGCCCGCTGCGCCCCGCTCGGCGGCCGGTGCCTGTCGAGGGCGCCTCTTTTCGGGCAGCGGCCGCGGGGCCCTCTGCGTCGCCGCCCGCCCCGTGCGCGGCCGCCATTGCGACCGTAGCCTCGTCGTGCGGGGAGGCTCCGGCGTCGGGCGTACAGCCCGCGGCACGGCGGGTACTGCAGGTGAACCCGGAGCAGATGTTACTGCTGCCGCCTGGGCCACCACTGCCTCAGGCCCGGGAGGAAGGCACAGCCGCCTCTCCCGCGCAGGCGCGGCTGCTGCAGCTGAAGCCCGAGGTGCTAATGCTgctgcggccgccgccgccggcgTCCGAGGGCGCCCCCTGCAGGCCTCAGTTGCACCCTGTGCAGCCCCTGCCGGTGCACGTTAAGGCAGAGAAGCAGGAGCCGGACCCCAGCTCGGATCCGTCAGTGGGACCTCGGAGGGCCGTCAAGGCGGGCCCTAAGGCTTCCATGGCGGCGAAGGCGGGAGGCCCCGGGCCGGCCCTCGACAGCCCTCGATGGGACGAGAAGGGCaagttggaggaggaggaggaggtcatGAGCTACACGGCGACGAAGGAGCCTGAGAGACTCCGCGAGGACTCCAGGCTCGGCACAGCGCCCGCTTCCAGTGGCCTGGTCCATGGCAGCAAGGATGTCATCCTGACCCAGCCGTCCATTGCCTTTGGGCCGCACCAGCAAGACTTCAGGATCCCTTTGACTCTTCACACCGTGCCCCCTGGGACCCGGATCCAGTTTCAGGGGCCTCCACCTTCAGAGCTGATACGATTGACCAAGGTCCCCTTGACACCAGTGCCTATTAAAAtgcagtccttactggagccttcTGTAAAAATTGAAACCAAAGGTGTCCCGCTCACCGTGCTTCCCTCAGATGCAG GAATACCAGATACTCCCTTCAGTGAGGACAGAAATGGTCATGTGAAGCGACCCATGAATGCATTTATGGTTTGGGCAAGGATCCACCGGCAAGCACTAGCCAAAGCTAACCCAGCAGCCAACAATGCAGAAATCAGTGTCCAGCTCGGGTTAGAGTGGAACAAACTTAGtgaagaacaaaagaaacccTATTATGATGAAGCacaaaagattaaagaaaagcaCAGAGAGGAATTTCCTG GTTGGATTTATCAACCTCGTTCAGGGAAGCGCAAACGCTTCCCTCTAAGCGTTTCCAATGTACTTTCTGGTAGCACACAGTATATCATCTCTGCAAATCCAACAACAGTTTATCCTTATTGCTCACCTACCTCCTCTGTGGTAATTCCCAGCCTACAGAACACCATCACTCATTCAGTTG